One Solidesulfovibrio fructosivorans JJ] genomic region harbors:
- a CDS encoding CgeB family protein encodes MDFGRALRILIVLPMYGGSLPIGRHCATACAGLGHVVETFEAPDFYGAFSALKNLRVTSDRLEYLENSFLQVVSQAVCAKVETFGPDLVLGLAQAPLSRQALKRLRRDGVRTAMWFVEDFRLFTYWEAFAPFYDVFAVIQKEPFPEKLAAIGQENALYLPLAADPAVHRPLELSPVDRRIYGAEVSFMGAGYPNRRLAFAELLDFDLGIFGNEWDGDTRLAPHVRLSGRRLSTEETVKVFNAATINLNLHSSIGVERLVPGGDFVNPRTFELAMCGAFQLVDERALLPELFADDELARFGSLDELKERLSYYLARPEERAALAGRARRRALADHTYAARMETLFAFTAERFPGWPARKREDAALSGLPPELREELSTLLGELSLPADVSFDDLIWAVRARQGRLSPLETSLLFLDEWRKQYSH; translated from the coding sequence ATGGATTTCGGGCGGGCGCTGCGCATCTTGATCGTGTTGCCCATGTACGGGGGCTCGCTTCCCATCGGCCGGCATTGCGCCACGGCCTGCGCCGGGCTGGGGCACGTGGTCGAAACCTTCGAGGCGCCGGATTTCTACGGGGCTTTCTCTGCTCTCAAGAACTTGCGCGTGACGTCCGACCGCCTGGAATACCTGGAGAACAGCTTTCTCCAGGTGGTGTCCCAGGCCGTTTGCGCCAAGGTGGAAACCTTCGGCCCGGATCTGGTCCTGGGGCTCGCCCAGGCCCCGCTGTCGCGACAGGCCTTGAAACGCCTGCGCCGCGACGGCGTGCGCACGGCCATGTGGTTTGTCGAGGACTTCCGGCTTTTCACCTATTGGGAGGCCTTCGCGCCTTTTTACGACGTCTTCGCCGTGATCCAGAAGGAGCCGTTTCCGGAAAAGCTCGCCGCCATCGGCCAGGAAAACGCGCTCTACCTGCCCCTGGCCGCCGATCCGGCCGTGCACCGGCCGCTGGAGCTTTCCCCCGTGGACAGGCGCATTTACGGGGCCGAGGTGTCGTTTATGGGCGCGGGCTATCCCAACCGCCGCCTCGCCTTTGCCGAACTGCTCGACTTCGACCTCGGCATCTTCGGCAATGAGTGGGACGGGGATACCCGCCTGGCCCCCCATGTGCGCCTTTCGGGACGGCGTTTGTCCACCGAGGAGACGGTCAAGGTTTTCAACGCCGCCACGATTAACCTCAATTTGCACTCGAGCATCGGCGTGGAAAGGCTCGTGCCGGGGGGCGATTTCGTCAATCCCCGCACCTTCGAGCTGGCCATGTGCGGCGCGTTTCAGCTCGTCGACGAGCGCGCGCTGTTGCCGGAGCTTTTCGCGGACGACGAATTGGCCCGATTCGGGAGCCTCGACGAACTCAAGGAGCGCTTGAGCTATTACCTGGCCAGGCCCGAGGAACGGGCGGCCTTGGCCGGGCGCGCCAGACGCCGCGCCCTGGCCGACCATACCTACGCGGCCCGCATGGAAACGCTTTTCGCCTTTACGGCCGAGCGCTTCCCGGGCTGGCCGGCGCGCAAGCGGGAGGATGCGGCGCTTTCGGGACTGCCGCCGGAGCTCCGTGAGGAGCTCTCGACCCTGCTTGGGGAACTGTCCCTGCCAGCCGACGTGTCCTTCGACGATCTCATCTGGGCCGTGCGCGCCCGCCAGGGGCGGCTCTCGCCGCTCGAGACCTCCCTGCTGTTTCTCGACGAATGGCGCAAGCAGTATAGTCATTAG